A single genomic interval of Sceloporus undulatus isolate JIND9_A2432 ecotype Alabama chromosome 2, SceUnd_v1.1, whole genome shotgun sequence harbors:
- the LOC121921182 gene encoding glutathione S-transferase theta-1-like, which translates to MVLELYLDLLSQPCRAVYLFAKKNGIPFEFKDVTLFKDSILGSKAPGSSGAEAASAQTGPQEKLTLSKKVPFLKDGTFVLTEGIAILLYLTRKYCTPDHWYPADIEKRSKVDEYLFWHQGNMRADAPKTMWIKVLIPLFTGEPLPAGKLQEVMEGLASALKQMEDLFLGNRPFLAGHEISVADLVAVAELMQPVGVGCNVFEGHPRLAEWRVRVEMAVGRELFLQAHETVLKVREMSGLHIDPRLKAQLAPALKKIME; encoded by the exons ATGGTGCTGGAGCTCTACCTGGACCTCCTCTCACAGCCCTGCAGAGCGGTCTACCTCTTCGCCAAGAAGAACGGCATCCCTTTCGAGTTCAAAGACGTCACCCTTTTCAAAG ACTCCATCTTGGGGAGCAAGGCCCCGGGTTCGAGTGGCGCGGAAGCGGCGTCGGCCCAGACAG GGCCACAGGAGAAGCTGACCCTGTCGAAGAAAGTGCCGTTCCTGAAAGACGGGACCTTTGTTTTGACGGAAGG CATTGCCATCCTCCTGTATCTGACCCGCAAATACTGCACTCCGGACCATTGGTACCCAGCGGACATTGAGAAGCGGTCAAAGGTGGATGAATACCTCTTCTGGCACCAAGGAAACATGAGAGCGGATGCCCCAAAGACCATGTGGATCAAG GTCTTGATCCCGCTCTTTACAGGGGAACCGCTGCCGGCAGGGAAACTGCAGGAAGTGATGGAGGGCCTCGCTTCGGCCCTGAAGCAAATGGAGGACCTCTTCCTGGGCAACAGGCCCTTCCTGGCAGGACACGAAATCTCCGTGGCAGACCTGGTGGCCGTCGCAGAGCTCATGCAG CCGGTGGGCGTCGGGTGCAACGTCTTTGAGGGCCATCCGCGTCTGGCTGAGTGGCGAGTGCGAGTGGAGATGGCAGTCGGGCGGGAGCTCTTCCTTCAGGCCCACGAAACGGTCCTCAAAGTCCGGGAGATGAGTGGCCTCCACATCGACCCTCGGCTCAAGGCACAGCTGGCACCGGCCCTCAAGAAGATCATGGAATGA